From Pseudomonas sp. FP2335, the proteins below share one genomic window:
- a CDS encoding DUF6026 family protein: MTRPPQTLYVTVRRDELRQLKDERDQLQQEVLRLRSHLQGQLSQAPAPTLSAS, from the coding sequence ATGACCCGCCCTCCACAGACCCTCTACGTCACTGTCCGTCGCGATGAACTGCGCCAGTTGAAGGATGAGCGCGATCAATTGCAGCAGGAAGTGCTGCGCCTGCGTTCGCACCTGCAAGGCCAGCTCAGCCAAGCCCCAGCCCCGACACTGAGCGCCTCGTAA
- the gnd gene encoding phosphogluconate dehydrogenase (NAD(+)-dependent, decarboxylating): MQLGIIGLGRMGGNIARRLMLNGHTTVVFDRNEAFVKTLSEEGATGVGGLKELVAGLQQPRAVWVMLPAGAPTEDTINELSTLLEAGDVIIDGGNTNYKDDVRRGKALAEKGLHYVDVGTSGGVWGLERGYCMMIGGDTETVQRLDPIFKTLAPGIGNIPRTKDRKDSADPRAEQGYIHAGPAGSGHFVKMIHNGIEYGMMQAFAEGFDILKTKNSDNLPEDQRFDLNVADIAEVWRRGSVVSSWLLDLTADALATDPKLDGYSGSVADSGEGRWTIEAAMEQAVPVPVLSTSLFARFRSRQQSTYGDKMLSAMRFGFGGHVETSKK; the protein is encoded by the coding sequence ATGCAACTGGGGATTATCGGACTAGGCCGCATGGGCGGGAATATTGCACGGCGCCTGATGCTCAATGGGCATACCACCGTTGTTTTCGACCGTAACGAAGCATTTGTCAAAACCTTGAGCGAAGAGGGCGCCACTGGCGTCGGCGGCCTCAAGGAACTGGTCGCCGGGCTGCAACAGCCGCGTGCCGTATGGGTCATGCTGCCAGCAGGCGCGCCCACCGAAGACACCATCAATGAGCTGAGCACGCTGCTGGAGGCTGGCGATGTGATCATCGACGGCGGCAACACCAACTATAAGGATGACGTGCGTCGCGGCAAGGCACTGGCGGAAAAGGGCCTGCACTACGTTGACGTCGGCACGTCCGGCGGCGTCTGGGGCCTGGAGCGCGGCTATTGCATGATGATCGGCGGCGACACCGAAACCGTGCAGCGCCTGGACCCGATCTTCAAGACCCTGGCCCCGGGCATCGGCAACATCCCGCGTACCAAAGACCGCAAAGACAGCGCTGACCCGCGCGCCGAGCAAGGCTACATCCACGCAGGCCCCGCGGGTTCCGGGCACTTCGTCAAGATGATCCACAACGGCATCGAATACGGGATGATGCAGGCGTTTGCCGAAGGTTTCGACATCCTCAAGACCAAGAACTCGGACAACCTCCCAGAAGATCAACGTTTTGACCTCAACGTCGCCGACATCGCCGAAGTCTGGCGCCGTGGCAGCGTGGTGTCGTCCTGGCTGCTGGACCTGACCGCCGACGCCCTGGCCACCGACCCGAAACTCGACGGCTACTCCGGCTCCGTGGCCGACAGTGGCGAAGGCCGCTGGACCATCGAAGCGGCCATGGAACAAGCCGTGCCGGTGCCGGTGCTGTCCACTTCGTTGTTCGCCCGTTTCCGTTCGCGCCAGCAGAGCACCTACGGTGACAAAATGCTTTCCGCCATGCGCTTCGGCTTTGGTGGCCATGTGGAGACGTCCAAAAAATGA
- the zwf gene encoding glucose-6-phosphate dehydrogenase has protein sequence MTANGKKSKAEPAPPTILFLFGAHGDLVKRLLMPALYNLSRDGLLGDGLRIVGVDHNAISDADFAKKLEDFIRTEAASKVKGNADNALDPQLWAQLAKNISYVEGDFLDDSTYVDIGKKIADSGTANAVFYLATAPRFFSEVAQRLGSAGLLSETEDGFRRVVIEKPFGSDLATAEALNASLLKVMSEKQIYRIDHYLGKETVQNILISRFSNVLFEAFWNNHYIDHVQITAAETVGVETRGNFFEKTGTLRDMVPNHLFQLLAMVAMEPPAAFGADAVRGEKAKVIGAVRPWSLEDARANSVRGQYTAGAIGGKPLPGYREEANVAPDSSTETFVALKVMIDNWRWVGVPFYLRTGKRMSVRDTEIVICFKPAPYAQFRDTEVDELKPTYLKIQIQPNEGMWFDLLAKKPGPTLDMANIQLGFAYKDFFEVQPSTGYETLIYDCMTGDQTLFQRADNIENGWRAVQPFLDAWKQDDGIQPYKAGEDGPAAADALLARDGRTWHSLG, from the coding sequence ATGACCGCCAACGGCAAGAAGTCCAAGGCCGAACCCGCTCCACCCACCATATTGTTTCTGTTTGGCGCCCATGGCGACCTGGTCAAGCGCCTGCTGATGCCGGCGCTGTACAACCTCAGTCGAGATGGGTTGCTGGGCGATGGCCTGCGTATTGTTGGCGTTGATCACAACGCCATCAGCGACGCCGACTTTGCCAAGAAGCTCGAGGACTTCATCCGCACCGAGGCCGCCAGCAAGGTCAAGGGCAATGCCGACAATGCCCTGGACCCACAGTTGTGGGCCCAGTTGGCCAAGAACATCAGCTACGTCGAGGGTGACTTCCTCGACGACAGCACCTACGTGGACATCGGCAAGAAGATCGCCGACAGCGGCACCGCCAATGCGGTGTTCTACCTGGCCACCGCGCCGCGCTTCTTCAGTGAAGTGGCGCAGCGCCTGGGCAGCGCGGGGCTATTGTCGGAAACCGAGGATGGCTTTCGCCGCGTGGTCATCGAAAAACCCTTCGGCTCCGACCTGGCCACCGCCGAAGCGTTGAACGCCAGCCTGCTCAAGGTGATGAGCGAGAAGCAGATCTATCGCATCGACCATTACCTGGGCAAGGAAACCGTACAGAACATCCTCATCAGCCGTTTTTCCAATGTGCTGTTCGAGGCATTCTGGAACAACCATTACATTGACCACGTGCAAATCACCGCCGCCGAAACCGTCGGCGTTGAAACCCGGGGCAATTTCTTCGAAAAAACCGGCACCTTGCGCGACATGGTGCCCAATCACTTGTTCCAGTTGCTGGCGATGGTGGCCATGGAACCTCCCGCTGCGTTTGGTGCCGACGCGGTGCGCGGTGAAAAAGCCAAGGTGATTGGTGCCGTGCGGCCCTGGTCCCTGGAGGATGCGCGAGCCAACTCGGTACGCGGGCAATACACCGCCGGTGCAATCGGCGGCAAGCCACTGCCCGGTTACCGCGAAGAAGCCAACGTCGCGCCCGACAGCAGTACCGAGACCTTTGTCGCCCTCAAGGTGATGATCGACAACTGGCGCTGGGTTGGCGTGCCGTTCTACCTGCGCACCGGCAAGCGCATGAGTGTGCGCGACACCGAAATCGTCATCTGCTTCAAGCCTGCGCCTTATGCGCAGTTCCGCGACACCGAGGTGGATGAGCTCAAGCCCACCTACCTGAAGATCCAGATCCAGCCGAACGAAGGCATGTGGTTCGACCTGCTGGCCAAAAAACCTGGGCCGACCCTGGACATGGCCAATATCCAACTGGGTTTTGCCTACAAGGACTTCTTTGAAGTGCAGCCGTCGACAGGCTACGAAACCTTGATCTACGACTGCATGACCGGCGACCAGACCTTGTTCCAGCGTGCCGACAACATCGAAAACGGCTGGCGTGCGGTGCAACCGTTCCTCGATGCCTGGAAGCAGGATGACGGCATCCAGCCCTACAAGGCCGGCGAAGATGGCCCCGCCGCGGCAGACGCGTTGCTGGCCCGTGATGGCCGCACATGGCACTCCCTCGGATGA
- a CDS encoding HAD family hydrolase, giving the protein MSDAAIHPIRFILSDLDGTLLHPDHRPSQRTVDTVRALRAAGVFFSLASGRPPKAMLPMVETFGIDIPVAGFNGGTLISPDGSVLVAHHLPAEAALIALALFSAAPDVETWVFADGDWLRRDLPGPMVQRETDGLGYGPVVVESFEPYLDRIDKIVAASLDTQRLIELEAHLQPRVQGLAQVSRSQPVYLDVTAMLANKGEALKTLAAHLGVPLEQTAAIGDGGNDPAMFQVAGLSIAMGQAEEAVKRQASVVTGSHVEDGAAEAFERFILSAGLR; this is encoded by the coding sequence ATGAGTGATGCCGCGATTCATCCCATCCGCTTTATCCTCAGCGACCTGGACGGCACCCTGCTGCATCCCGATCACCGGCCCAGCCAACGCACCGTTGATACGGTACGTGCGTTGCGCGCCGCCGGGGTGTTTTTCAGCCTGGCCAGCGGGCGTCCGCCCAAGGCCATGCTGCCTATGGTCGAGACTTTCGGTATCGATATTCCGGTGGCCGGCTTCAATGGCGGCACGTTGATCAGTCCTGATGGCAGCGTGCTTGTCGCCCATCATCTGCCTGCTGAAGCGGCGCTGATTGCCCTGGCGCTGTTTTCGGCCGCGCCGGACGTCGAAACCTGGGTGTTTGCCGACGGTGACTGGCTGCGCCGCGACCTACCAGGGCCGATGGTGCAGCGCGAGACCGATGGCTTGGGTTATGGCCCGGTCGTAGTGGAGAGTTTCGAGCCGTACCTGGACCGCATCGACAAAATCGTCGCCGCCAGCCTCGATACGCAACGCTTGATTGAACTGGAAGCGCATTTGCAGCCCAGGGTGCAAGGGCTGGCGCAGGTCTCGCGTTCACAGCCGGTGTACCTGGACGTGACGGCGATGCTGGCCAACAAAGGCGAGGCGTTGAAGACCCTGGCCGCCCACCTCGGAGTGCCGCTGGAGCAAACGGCGGCGATTGGGGATGGCGGCAATGACCCGGCGATGTTCCAGGTGGCCGGGTTGTCGATTGCCATGGGGCAGGCCGAGGAGGCCGTCAAGCGTCAGGCCAGCGTGGTCACCGGCAGTCATGTCGAGGATGGCGCTGCCGAAGCCTTCGAGCGTTTCATCTTGTCTGCCGGCCTGCGATAG
- a CDS encoding sigma-54 dependent transcriptional regulator, protein MVVTPVQRRLLVVDPCEDCHGLLPGLRTAGWEVDSCALEAVGDRSCDVGLLRLQPYHLERPEAVKELISRSGTEWIAVLSQDVLRLQNVGDFVCEWFFDFHTLPFDVARVQVTLGRAFGMARLRGQATTPVDGPEHELLGDSRPIRELRKLLAKLAPTESPVLIRGDSGTGKELAAKTLHRQSQRHAKPFVAINCGAIPEHLIQSELFGHEKGAFTGAHQRKVGRIEAANGGTLFLDEIGDLPMELQANLLRFLQEKQIERVGGSQPIPVDVRVLAATHVDLEAAVEKGTFREDLYYRLNVLQVVTAPLRERHGDVPMLANHFSRFYSQETGRRPRSFSENALAALGQHPWPGNVRELANRVRRGLVLAEGRQIEAADLGLQSEQAIVSPMATLEDYKHRAEHQALCDVLNRHSDNLSVAARVLGVSRPTFYRLLHKHQIR, encoded by the coding sequence ATGGTTGTTACACCTGTGCAACGTCGCTTGCTGGTGGTTGACCCTTGTGAGGATTGTCATGGGTTGTTGCCCGGTTTACGAACGGCCGGGTGGGAGGTCGACAGCTGTGCCCTGGAAGCCGTCGGAGACCGCTCGTGTGATGTCGGCTTGCTGCGTTTGCAGCCTTATCATCTGGAGCGGCCCGAGGCAGTCAAGGAGCTGATCAGTCGCAGCGGCACTGAATGGATCGCCGTGCTCAGCCAGGACGTGCTGCGCCTGCAAAACGTCGGTGATTTTGTCTGCGAATGGTTTTTCGACTTCCATACCTTGCCTTTCGACGTGGCCCGGGTGCAGGTCACGCTGGGGCGCGCGTTTGGCATGGCGCGGTTGCGTGGTCAGGCCACCACCCCGGTGGACGGGCCTGAACATGAGCTGCTGGGTGACAGCCGTCCCATACGCGAGTTGCGCAAATTGCTCGCCAAGCTGGCGCCCACGGAGTCTCCGGTGCTGATCCGCGGCGATAGCGGCACAGGCAAGGAGCTCGCGGCCAAGACCCTGCACCGTCAATCCCAACGCCACGCCAAACCGTTTGTCGCGATAAATTGCGGGGCGATCCCGGAGCACCTGATCCAGTCCGAGTTGTTCGGGCACGAGAAAGGTGCGTTCACCGGCGCCCATCAACGCAAGGTCGGGCGCATCGAAGCGGCGAATGGCGGCACGCTGTTTCTCGATGAGATCGGTGATTTGCCGATGGAGCTGCAAGCCAACCTGCTGCGTTTTCTCCAGGAAAAACAGATCGAACGTGTCGGCGGCAGCCAGCCCATCCCCGTGGATGTGCGGGTCTTGGCCGCGACCCACGTCGACCTGGAGGCGGCGGTGGAGAAGGGCACTTTCCGCGAAGACTTGTATTACCGGCTCAACGTTCTGCAAGTGGTGACCGCGCCGTTGCGCGAGCGCCACGGTGATGTGCCGATGCTGGCCAACCATTTTTCCCGGTTCTACAGCCAGGAAACCGGACGCCGCCCGCGCAGCTTCAGCGAAAACGCATTGGCCGCACTGGGCCAGCACCCATGGCCGGGCAATGTGCGCGAGTTGGCCAACCGCGTGCGACGCGGCCTGGTACTGGCCGAAGGGCGCCAGATCGAAGCCGCTGATCTGGGATTGCAAAGCGAGCAGGCAATTGTTTCACCGATGGCTACACTGGAGGACTACAAGCACCGCGCCGAACATCAGGCGCTGTGCGATGTGCTCAACCGGCACAGCGACAACCTGAGTGTCGCCGCCCGTGTGCTGGGGGTTTCCCGGCCGACGTTCTACCGGTTGCTGCACAAACACCAGATCCGCTAG